From uncultured Pseudodesulfovibrio sp.:
CCCTGGTTCTGGATCAACCGCTACAGTATTCATGAATCGGGCTGTCACATTGCCACTGCTGTCGACATTTTCGATGAAAAAGGCACCAAGCTCATAGACTGTAATGACATTTCTACCGCCTGTTGGCGGGTAGCGAGGGTCATAGAAGGAGATGATGGCGACGCGAGGACTGTCGAGAGGATCACTAAAGGAGCTGCCTTCAATGGAGTTAGTTGATGTGTCCCATGCCGCGTAGGGATCAAGTCCAATGAGGTTGTTGGTTCCGGCTTTGACCGGGCCAGCCGAGTTGCCGGGTTCGATCAACAATTCGTCGCCTGGTTCAACAGGATATTCACTGTTGGAGCCGGTACACCCTTCAATGTTTTCCTTGATCATAGCCGCACCCGTTGTCGGATTGCCTTTGTTGATGGGTGGCAAATCTATAAGATTATACTGCCCGGGAGCGATGGCCAAACTTGGGTCGCCCGGTTTGATAATGATCTGGGTGCCGACGTCGTCCTGAGTGTATCCGAGGACTTCTACCGAGTCGAGTTCCTGAACGCTTTCCACGTCCATCCTGTCGTTTTCGTAGTACTTGGTGGCAGGGGCAGCCGAATCGTTCCATGTAAACTTGGTGGGAACAACAAAAGGTTTGATGCATTTGCTGGAGCAGATGCCGACGATACCTGCACGGGCTACGACTTGAATGTTTGCGAAGGGAATACCTATAGCCTTACCAAAATACAGTGGGAATGGATTGCCTTGGGCTTCATTGAGAGTGACGGTGACTTCGACTTGATTAGGCTGGTCCTCATCAGGCACGCCATCTCTTAGGAAAACGATGTCTGTCGGCGTCACTGATTCGTTCGGAATATCCGTCGCTGTCAGGTTTCGTTCCGCGTATTTTGTGACAATGGCCCTGAGTTTTTCTATGTCGCTTCCTTCGGCCATAAGAGAATTGGCTCCGGCCAGTGCTCCGGCATCGGCAGCTGTCTGAATTGCGCCGCGTTTGATATAGATTCGACCTATATCTACAGCCAAGGCACACATCCCCATCAAGGCGGCCATGCACATGCCGACGAGAATGCTGGCCACGCCGTGTTGTTGGGAAAAAAGATTACGTAAAATGGTCATAATGGCATCACTCCACTTTGGCGTAGGCAACTATGGAGATGCCGTCCGGCATGAGTTCTTCCCATGGAAGTACGGTGCTTCCAGAGAGATTGTAATTCAGCCTTACGGCAATTTCCTGACCGAGTTCAGGGTCATCCTGTCCGAGCTCTATTTCCACGACAAGGTTGTTTGATTCAAGTCCTGCCGATTCGACAAAGGCCTGCACTTGGGCAACAGGGTCATCCCCACGTGAGGCCATGACTACGCCTTCTCTTGCTGCGCGGGTTAAAATCTGATTCATGTCTATTAATTGAGACGCATCCCACATGCCTGTAATTAGCGGGATGAGTAAGAGTGACATAAGAAGGGCGAATTCAAGGGCCATGGCGCCTTGTTTCTTTGTATCATTTTTGCGCATGGTTACCTCTCATGAATCATGACAGCCGCAGCCGAAATGTTGGTCGGCCCTTCCAGAGATGGAAGCAGGTTGTCGATGACATAAAACTCGAAGGGGACAGAAACTTTGACTTCAACGGGTTGTGACGCCTGGCGGGCGCTAATCACGACAGATGAAGACTGGTTAATCCCGCCTGACACCAGTTCTTCGGTAACAACCGATTCGATTTGGCTGGTGGTGCTTTCGTGAAGAATGGCTGTACGAGCACCTTCAAAGGCTGCGTCACGGACAACACTTTGTGTCCAGTATAATCGACCAGTATCCATGACGCCGACCAGTAACATCATGAAGATCGGGAACAACATGGCCATTTCTATGGCTGCTAATCCTTGTTTGGACTGAGTTTGTCTGTTCTTTTTCATTGTTGCTCCTGATTGCGACGTTTGTCGCGATGCGACTTCATTTAATGTGAAATAAGCAAGAGATATGCCATTGTTCTGTTGAGGTTTTGGGAATTTTAATTGCTTGAAATGAAAGATGTTTTAAGAATATATGAGAAGCTCCTCATATGAATGTTTTATAAAATCCAGCATTTATAGAGTTGCCTTGATGAAATCTCTATTTTGGGTGGAGTTTGTTTTAGACACCCAATGGTGTTTTGGGAGTTGAAGATCGGATGAATTGTGGGTATGTAGGAAATAATCCTGTTTAAACCAAAGGTGGTTTTGACTTATTTTTTATAGTGAAATGTCGTTAACATAGTATACATTGAGGGCCACCATGAAGAAGATTTTTGCAATACTGACCGTGATTTTCTGTTTTGGCGTGACCGCAGCTTTTGCCGTTGACGGTGGAGCTTTGTACAAAAAACGGTGTGCCAAGTGTCATCGCGATGGAACCGAATCGTCCAAAGCCGGTGGAGGTGTTGTCCTCAAGGGCCAAAGTAGCGGTGAAATTGAGATGAAAATGAACGGGTACGCTGATGGTTCGTATGGCGGGAAGAAAAAAAAGACCATGATCCGTATTGCGAGTAAGCTTAACGGACAGGAAGTTAAGGCTATCGCGGATTATTTAGGCTCTATGTAGCCCTTGAATTTATTTGGTAGATAAAAATATCGCCCGTGCCGCGTTGTGGTGCGGGCGTTTGTTTTTTTGAATGAATAATATAATTGATGAGTTTGCAGGTTGCTTGCACCGTATAATTGCGGGGAGTGCTAAATCAAATTCCTGTCGTTGAAAAGTTGAGCGGCATTACGATGAGTATGCATGGCGTTATGGAAATATTTAAGTGGAGCATATGGTTTCAATGAAAAAAATGAAGGCGTTGGGGCTTGTTATACTTGTTCTGCTTATCTGGCAGGGGGGAGTGGGGTGCAGTCGTCATGCTGATGCGGATAAAAATCGGAAGACTCTGATAATTTTTTGTGGGTCTACGATGATTTCTCCAATAATGGAACTTGCCAAACTGTTTGAGGCAACTCACGATGTGACAGTGAAGATGACCTCTGGTGGGTCTCAGGATTTAGCAAAATCCATTGAGGTGAACCATGTGGGAGATGTCTTTTTCCCCGGCTTCAAAGCCTTTGTTGATACCATGGAAGCCGATGGGCATGTGGTCGATAGCGGGATGGTCGGCCATAATGAATTGGCAATTTTTGTGGCCAAGAACAATCCCAAAAATTTGACAGGAAATCTCAACCAATTGGTGGATTCGTCTTTGGCGGTCGTTATAGGTCATGAGGATCTTGGTGCCGTCGGCAAAGAGTCCAAGAGAATACTGTCAGCACTGAATATCTATGAGCCCGTGGTGCGAAATACGGTTTTTATGGCATCGGATTCAAAGGGGTTGAGTGCCGCGATTCGAGAAGGTAAAGCGGACATAGTGCTCAACTGGAAGGCGGTGGCCCAACTCAATGACAATCGTGATTATATTGATGTGATTTCCATTAAAGAAGCTGCTTCACAGCCTTTGATCATGGCAAGCCTCGTCTATAGTGCCAATCCAGAATTGGCCAAGTCTTTTCTCCAACTCTGTGTCTCTCCTGAAGGCCGTGCGGTCTTTGAAAGGTTTGGTTTTTAAAAATGGCTTTCAGTTTTCGAGAACCGATTTTGCGGAAGATGTATTCCTTTTTCCTTTTGACCGGTGCGTGCATCTTTCTGACCCTTGCTTCTCAATTTCTCTTGGAAAAAAGTCAGGAAAATGCTCTCGATTTTGAGCAGAACCTGCGTGTTAAAACGCATATCAGTCTTATTGTTCAGCAGGAAATTCGTTCATTACAAAATCAGTTTCAATATATGTTGTTGTCTGCATCCGTTATTGAATTGGATAACGCAAACAGTGAAATCGGCAGACTTTTGAAGTTGGTGCAATCGGCTGTTTCGGTCATTGAACATGGCGGAGAATATATCACGAATGTCTCGGTGAATTTTGGGAACAAGGATGTTATTGCCTGGCCGATTCGGCATGAAGTTGAAAACGAAGGCGAGGTGAGTCTTTCTGCCATCGAAATGCGAACCAATCTTGCGCGATTGGAAGAAATGCGGACAGAATATTATGCCGTGATGCAACAGGCGGTTCTCAGTCCCAAGGAGAGAAAAGAGGGGGACTTGGCCTTGTATCACAAGAAAATTGCCCCGTTTTTTACCCGATTGGTTGAGAGTTCCAACCGTTTGTACATAGAAAGCCTTGAATCTGAAAAGTATGCAGAGAAAGAGCGCAAGGGGCAGGTTCACTTTTATAATTGGGTCGCATCGATTGCAGTCCCGCTTTTTCTTATTATGACGGGGGTGATCGCGTTGTGGATCATCCGTGACATTCGTCGGCTTCTCCACGAGCGAACCGAAGCATTAAGTTCCATGACCGAGACCAAAGAGAATCTTGAAGGGATGGTTTTTAAGCGCACAAAGGCCTTGCGACAGGAAGTCTCAGAACGAAGATTGGCGGAAAAACGTTTTGCCAGTCAGGCAGAGTTTTTAACCACCGTTATTGAATCTCTCGGGCATCCTTTTCATGTTATCAATGCCAATGATTATACGGTTTCCATGTCTAATCAGGCAGCCAGAGACAAGGCTCTCGGAGCAGGAAATTATTGTTATACTCTGAATTACGGCTTGGATAAACCGTGTTCAGCTATAGAACGTGGTTGCCCGTTGAAAGAGGTTAGAAAAACCAAGGAACCGGTTATTCTGGAGCATAAGATTTCAACGCCAGATAAAGGAATAAAATATTTAGAAGTTCATGGTTATCCCATTTTTGACAATCAAGGCAACGTCGTTCAGATGATTGAATACAGCTTGGATATCACGGACAAGCATTTAGCATTACGTGCGTTGGAGCAATCCAGAGATGAACTTGAACACAAAGTTCGTGAACGGACATTTCGCCTTGAAAAAGAGGTTATTCAAAGGGTTGAAATTCAACAGGAGCTTGAAGCCAGCGAACGGCATTTTCGTACACTGATTGAGTGCATACGAGATGTTCTCGTCATTTTGGATAAAGACGGCGTCATTGCTTATATTTCCCCGTCGGTTGAAACGAATTTTGGTTATGCGCCCGATCTTCTTATAGGCAAGTCGTTTAAGGAATTTGTACGGGTTGGAGAAGCTGGGCATTTGGAGAAACCGTCGGATACGTTTTTTTCTGATGCCGTGAATGACGATAATCCCCTGAAGCATATGGCGGTGAGTTCTGACGGGGTTAAATTTTATATGGAATCTCGTGTGCAGGATATGTCTCATGATCCTGCTATCGGAGGACTTTTGATTACGTGTCGGGATGTTTCGTCTCGCAATAAAGCTGAAGAGATGCAGAAACGACTCAATATGGTTATTGAGCAGAATCCTTCAAGTATCGTTATTACCGATACGTCTGGAAATATTGAATATGTGAACCCGCAGTTTGAGCGGCTTACGGGGTATAGCAAGGCGGAAATTGTCGGGAAAAATCCGAGTATCCTCAACTCTGGACTGACAGATCCCGCACGGTTTGTAGAGATGTATGAAGCTATCGGCAAGGGGGAAGTCTGGCAGGGAGAATTTATCAATAAGAATCGGGCTGGTGAGTTGTATACGGAAAATGTGATTGTGGCTCCGATCAAGAATCATCGGGGTGAAGTGACCAATTATGTGGCGCTCAAGGAAAACATCACTGAACTCAAGAAAGCTCGAGAACAAGCGGAGATTGCAAATAAAGCGAAGATGGAATTTTTGTCTCGTATGAGTCACGAACTTCGTACGCCGCTTAACGCCATTATTGGTTTTTCCAAGCTGCTTATGGAGGATAAATTTGGCAATTTGTTGCCTAAGCAGATTGAACAAGCCAATCGAATTAATACGGCTGGTAGCCATCTTATGCAGATGATCTCCGAAATACTTGATTTTTCCCGTATTGAGACAGGGAGCTTTTCTATTCGGCTTGAACCTGTATTGCCTTCGGAGATTATAGGTGAATGTCTTATGCTCACAGAGCATATGGCCCGAGAGCATGGCATTGTTTTTTCTGTGGAAGATTCCGTTTACGCGATACCGCGACTTATTGTTGATCGGATTCGTTTCAAGCAGGTAATGGTTAACTTGATGTCGAATGCGGTCAAATATAATGTCAAAGACGGGACCGTGACTATTTCGGCTGAAGTGAAGGGCAGCTTGGCCAAGATTGATGTGGCGGACACAGGTATCGGTATCCCGGCAGACAGGCAGGGTGAGCTGTTTACCCCCTTTACCCGGATGGTGGCAGAGTACTCCGGCATCGAGGGGACGGGAATTGGTATGACTATCACCAAGCAATTGTTGGAAGCTATGCATGGTACCATTGAATTTGTTAGCACGGAGGGCGAAGGGTCTACTTTTACGATTACTTTGCCATGTGAGGAAAAAATAATATCCGGTCCGGGGCCGGATATGGTGCGAAAAGATTCGGGAGCGGCTGATCTTTGTATTTTGTATGTGGATAATGATTCTGATCGTATTAGTTCCATGCGTGAAATTGTAGCTGAATGGCCTGATATTATCGTCGTTATTCGGAGGAATTGGGAGAAAGCCTTAACGGCTATCGATTTGCTCAAACCGGAAATAGTTGTTGTCAACGCTGCTTTTGCAGGGCAGGGCTACGCCGAGCACGTTCAAGAATTGAAAAAACGGAGTGCGACCCCGCCGACAGTGTTGATGCTGGGGGGAAAGGAAGTCCCGGGACCGTCGGCTGGAGTGGACGGAAATTTGTGTTCCCCTGTCTCTTTGCAGGACATCATTAATGTATACAATGCCAGTCAAGGAAAGGACGATGATTGATAAAACAACACTTTACTCGTCGAGCATCCTGATCGTTGACGATAATCCTACCAATATAGCTTTGCTTGAAGATATTCTCGAAGAAGAGGGGTATGATAATTATACCTCCACCACGGACCCGCGCATGGTGGTCGAATTGCATGCAAAGGAAAAATTTGACCTCCTGCTTCTTGATATCCGTATGCCATACATGAACGGGATCGAAGTCATGCATGCGTTGCGCGATCAGAATTCGTCAGACTACCTGCCCATTTTGGTTTTGACGGCGCAGACAGATCAACAGACCCGTCAGAGGGCTCTTGAGGCCGGAGCCAAGGATTTTTTGACTAAACCGTTTGATCATTGGGAAGTCCTGCTTCGAATTCGTAATATGTTGGTCACAAGACATTATTATAAGCGGCAGGTAGTCCGTGGAGATATCCTTGAAGAACAGGTGCGGGAACGGACTCGCGCCTTGAACGAAGCACAGCTTGAGATTGTCCGCCGACTCGGTCGAGCCGGTGAATATCGCGATAACGAGACCGGGGCGCATGTTATTCGTATGAGCAAGGTGGCTGAAATCCTGGCGCGGGGATTGGGGTTGGATGACGAAATGTGTGAGCGTATTCTTCATGCCAGTCCCATGCATGATGTTGGCAAGATCGCCATACCGGATTCTATTTTGCTCAAGCCGGGACCACTCGATAAGGATGAGTGGGAGATCATGAAGAGCCATACGACTTTTGGAAGCGACATTATGGGCGACCATCCTTCGGACGTTATCCTCATGGCGTCGGAGTTAGCCCTGTGCCACCATGAATGGTGGAACGGTAACGGTTATCCCAATGGTCTGAAAGGTGAGAATATCCCGTTGTGTGCTCGGATAGCTACGGTCAGCGATGTCTTTGATGCGTTGATGTCCCATCGTCCATACAAAGAACCATGGCCTTTGGAAAAAGCTGTCGCTTACATTAAAGAATCGTCTGGTACACAGTTTGACCCCAAGGTTGTCGAGGTGTTTTTAGACAGTCTTCCGGCAATCATGGTTGTCCGGAAAGAGCATCCTGATCCCGAAAATGGATAAATGAATGACCGACTGCCCCAGCAATGAGGCTGTCGGTCATTTTTCAAAAATTATGCATATTTTTCGTATGCTCTGACTGCACTCAGGGCGGTCAGCAATGCCTGACGAACCATCGAGTCTGCCCGCATGCTTTCGTCCGGGGTGTGGAGCTTTTCGCCGGATGAACCTAAACCGTCTAGTACCGGAACACCTGCCTCGGAGACGATGTTGGCATCGGACCCACCGCCTCGGAAGTTTGATTTGACGGTCAAACCCAATTCTATTGCAGCCTGTTCAACTGAACCAAACAGCGCAAGGTTTGCCTCGTTGGGAACCATGGGCGGACGTTCTATCTGAATTTTAAGGGTCGCTGATGTGCCGGAAAGAGTCGGCGAGGTAATGATCTTGTTGATGGCGGACCAAACTTTGTCCCGTCCTTCCATGGTCGTAAAGCGGGTCTCCACTCGTGCTTTCGCTGTTGCGGCGACCGTGTTGGGGCCAACGCCACCTTCTATTTGACCAACGTTCAGGGATGTACCGGCTTCAGGGTCGTTCAACGCTTCTAGTGCGGTGATCATTTGGGCCATTTCCACAATGGCACTTGCTTTGGGGAAGGCCGCGTTGCCTGCATGTCCGGCTTTACCGGTGACTTCAAAGTCGAAGACGATGCGGCCCTTGCGCCCTGTGACTATTTCTCCGCCGTTGGCGCCGGATCCTTCCATGACAAAGCAGAAGTCGCTTTTTTTTGCTTCTTTTACAATAATGTCGCGGGAGTGGGGTGAGCCGATCTCCTCATCGGAGTTGTAAGTGAAACCGACAGGGATTGTTTCCAACAACCCGGCTGCCTGCAGGGCTTTTGCCGCAAAGATGCCGACGACCAAACCACCTTTCATGTCGTAGACGCCGGGACCGTATATGGTGTTCCCATCTTTTCTATAAGTATCGAACCCCATTTCCGGTGGAAAGACTGTGTCCATGTGACCGATCATGAGCAGGCCGCCGCCGGAAGTACGTGCGGTGTTTTCAGCCACCAGATTGTCGCCAGTGACCTCGCGCTGTTGACGACGAGTGATAAGACCCATGTCTTTAAAGGTCGTTTCAAGGACGTCCACGACCTTGTCTACGCCTTCCTTGTTTCCAGAATAGCTATTAATGTTCACGATCTGTTCAAGCAGATCGAACATTTCATCTTTGTTGTCTTCAAGGTACGTTTTGAACGTTTGAATCATGTCCATGGTGTTTTTCCTGTGCTTGGTTGGCTATGTAAAACGGTCGGCATGTTACAGGCTGCCAAATATTTGTTCAAGGAATTCAATGTATGGAGTTTTTTCGTCGAATATATTGATTTTTTGTAGAATTTATGACATTTTTGTGAGCCTTTTCTCGGTAAAAACCACAAGGAGATATTCATGAAAAAGAAACTGTTGATCAGCTTCGTCATCATGGCGAGCCTGATCCTCGGCGCATCCATTGCGATGGCCAAGGATCTGACCATCGGCCTCAAGGGCGAGCCCACCTCTCTCGACCCCCATTTCCACAATGTCACCCAGAACAATCAGATGGCCCTGTGGGTCTTTGACAAACTCATTCTTCAGGACTCTCGTCAGAAGTTGTATCCCGGTCTGGCCGAATCCTGGACACCCGTCAGCGACACCGTTTGGGAGTTCAAGCTTCGCCAAGGCGTCAAATTTCATGATGGTTCTCCGTTTACCGCAGAGGATATGAAGTACACCATCGAGCGTATCCCCAACGTCCCCAACAGTCCTTCTTCCTTTACCGGCGCTGTGGGTGCGATTACCGAGGTTGAAGTCGTGGACCCGTACACTGTGCGTATCCACACCGAAAAGCCGGCTCCTTTGATGCCGCGTAACTTCGCTTCTTTCACCATCGTTTCCAAAAAAGCCTCCGAGGGTAAGGCCACCGAAGATTTTAATTCAGGCGTTGCCTGTATCGGCACCGGTCCCTACAAATTGGTTGAATGGGTTCGCGGTGACAAAATTGTTTACGAACGCAATGATGACTATTGGGGTGTGAAACCTGAATGGGAAAAGATCATTGTCCGTCCTATTTCCAATGATGGTACTCGCGTGGCTGCTCTTCAGTCTGGCGATGTTGACTTGATCAACTTTGTTCCCCCGGCAGACGTGAAGCATCTCAAGGCGGCCGAAGGTGTTGCTTTGTCGCAGTCTCCGTCCACTCGTTTGATCTACCTGCATCTTGATTCCGATCGTGACGATTCTCCCATGGTCACCGATAATGACGGTAATAAGATCAAGAATCCTATGAAGGACGTTCGTGTCCGCAAGGCCATTTCCAAGGCCATTAATCGCGAAGCTATTGCTGCTCGCATCATGGAAGGTCTGGCTATTCCTGCAGCCCAGATGTTGCCCGATGGTTATGAAGGTACTTCCAAGACTTTGCAGCCTGAAAAATACGATCCCAAGGGCGCCAAGGCTTTGCTGGCTGAAGCTGGTTATCCCGAAGGTTTCAAGTTGACTATTCATGGTCCCAATGACCGTTATGTCAACGATGGCGACATTGCTCAGGCTATCGCCCAGATGTTGACCAAGGTTGGTATCAAGACTGAAGTCAACACCATGCCCAAGGCCGTGTACTTCGGTAAAGCTTCCGCTCTGGAATTCAGCCTCATGTTGCTTGGTTGGGCCACTGATACCGGTGAGCATACCAACTGTGTTGGCTCCTTGCTGCATACTTACGACAAAGAAAAGGGCTTTGGTTCCGCCAACCGTGGTCGTTACTCCAACCCCGTGGTTGACCAAAAGCTGGAAGAAGCTCTGGTGACTGTTGATCCTGCTGAGCACAACAAGATCGTCATCGAATGCGTTGAAGCCGGTATGAATGACGTTGGCATCGTGCCCATCCACTTCCAGGTCTCCGTTTGGGGTACCAAGAAAGGGCTGACTTATAATGGTCGTACCGACGGTTACACTCTGCCTTACGAAATCAAGGCTCAATAGAACCGTTTCAATTGTGTACAACGGGGGGACGCGTCATCGCGTTCCCTCGTTTTCCACGTAAATAAAGGACAGAAATGCTCGCGTTTCTTATTCGTCGCATCACTCAGAGCGCAGTCGTGCTTCTGGTTATGTCGGTTCTCGTGTTTGTCGGTGTGTACTACATCGGCAACCCTATCGACATCCTGATCGCACCCGACGCTTCTCCGGCCGAGTACGCTCGTGCCGTCAGCGAGTTTGGCTTGGACAAACCGCTGTGGGAACAATATTTCATTTTTCTCAAAGGCGCCCTGCATGGTAATTTCGGCAATTCGTTCGTATACAACGAGCCCGCCCTCAAGATCATTTTCGATCGACTTCCGGCCACGTTGGAACTCGCCTTCACTGCCATGTTCATGGCGGTGTTTATGGGAATCCCGTTGGGCATGATCGCAGGTATCCAGCATGACAACTGGATCGGGCGTAACATCATGCGTTTTTCCATTCTTGGTTTTTCCCTGCCCACATTCTGGGTCGGACTGATGCTCATCATTATCTTTTCCGTGCAGCTCGGCTGGCTGCCGTCAGGTGGCCGTGGTGAACCTGTGGAATTTCTTGGTATGCACTTCAGCTTCCTGTCATGGAAAGGGTTGTCGTATCTCATTTTGCCAGCGTCTAATCTGGCCTTGTTCAAGACGTCTCTGGCCATTCGGCTCAGTCGCGCCGGAGTTCAGGAAAATTTGCAGATGGATTACGTGAAGTTCGCGCGGGCCAAGGGGTTGTCCAACACTCGTATTATCGGGCTGCATGTCATGAAGAACATCATGATTCCTGTCATTACCGTTCTCGGCATGGAGTTTGGTAACTTGATCGCATTCGCGGTTGTTACGGAAACCATTTTTGCATGGCCCGGTATGGGCAAGTTGGTGATTGACTCCATCGGAGTTCTCGACCGGCCCATCATCGTGGCATATTTGCTCATTACGGTGACCATGTTCATTCTCATCAATCTGATCGTGGACATCCTGTACTCGATCCTTGACCCCAGGGTTCGCCTGGGCGACGAGCGATAGGGGGAGGACATGGCACAGCAAAGCGAATCCCTGTTCTGGCAGACTGTTCAGGAATATTTCGAAAGTCGGGTGGCCACCATCGGGCTTATCCTTTTGACAATTATTGTTGCGGTGGCCCTTTTGGCACCGTTCATTTCGCCGCAAAATCCGTATGATCTCATGTCTATTGATATCATGGATTCCAAGCTCGCTCCGGGTGAAACGACTTTTGATGGGGCCACCACCTACTACCTTGGTACGGACAGTCAAGGGCGTGATATGCTCAGTTCCATTCTGTATGGATTGCGTATCAGTCTCGGCGTAGGTGTCCTTTCCACCGTTATTGCACTCATTATCGGTGCCATTATCGGCCTTTGGGCAGCATACCAAGGGGGGAAGACCGACGCCTTCATCATGCGAACGGTGGATCTACAACTGAGTTTTCCCGCCATTTTGGTGGCGTTGATATTACTCGCCATTCTCGGCAAGGGTATCGACAAGATCATTCTCGCGTTGGTCATGGTTCAGTGGGCGTATTATGCCCGAGCTATTCGAAGCAATGTGTTGGTGGAACGCAACAAGGAATACGTGGAAGCGGCCAAATGTCTGGCGCTACCTAAGCGGCGGATCATGTTTGGTCACGTTTTGCCTAACTGTACGCCTGAGTTGATTGTTATTTCCACGGTCAAGGTGGCAGGGGCCATTGCCCTTGAAGCGACCTTGTCTTTTCTTGGTTTGGGAATGCCTATCACCAAGCCTTCGTTGGGTCTGCTTATCGCCAACGGATTCAAGTTCCTGCAAAGCGGGTATTATTGGATCAGTGTGTATCCCGGCATAGCCCTGTTAATACTCATCGTCTGCATCAATCTGGTCGGCGACCGGTTACGCGACGTGTTGAATCCGAGGTTGAAGCGATGAGCGCACCACTTCTTGAAATGAAAGATCTCCAAACCTATTTTTATACCCGTGCGGGTGTGGTCAAGGCGGTCAACGGCATATCTCTCACCGTGAATAAAGGTGAGGTTATCGGCATTGTCGGCGAGTCCGGCTCAGGTAAATCCGTCATGGGCTTTTCCATCATGGGACTTGTTGATCCTCCCGGTCGTGTCGCTGGTGGGTCCATCAAGTTCAAGGGCAAGGATTTGGTCGATCAGACCGAACCTGAATGGCGTTCCTTTCGTGGCAATAATGTGGCTATGATTTTTCAGGACCCCATGATGACCTTGAATCCGGTTTTGCGTATCGACACACAGATGATCGAAGCCATTCGTGCTCATGAAAATGTGAGTAAGGATGAAGCTCGCCGTCGTTGTGTTGAAGCTCTGGCCATGGTTGGAATTCCCTCACCAGAAGAACGTATCAAGGCGTATCCGCACCAGTTCTCTGGTGGTATGCGTCAGCGTGTTGCCATCGCGACTGGGCTGTTGAATAATCCCGACCTCATTATTGCGGACGAGCCAACCACGGCACTCGACGTGACTATTCAAAGTCAGATTCTCGCTGAAATGCAGAAGTTGTGTCGCAAAACGGACATGGCTCTTATGTGGATAACCCATGATCTGACGGTGATTGCAGGGCTGGCTCATCGGGTTGCAGTCATGTACGCGGGCACCATCATTGAAGAAGGTCCTGTGCAGGATGTACTTGATGCGCCCCTGCATC
This genomic window contains:
- a CDS encoding pilus assembly protein TadG-related protein, which gives rise to MTILRNLFSQQHGVASILVGMCMAALMGMCALAVDIGRIYIKRGAIQTAADAGALAGANSLMAEGSDIEKLRAIVTKYAERNLTATDIPNESVTPTDIVFLRDGVPDEDQPNQVEVTVTLNEAQGNPFPLYFGKAIGIPFANIQVVARAGIVGICSSKCIKPFVVPTKFTWNDSAAPATKYYENDRMDVESVQELDSVEVLGYTQDDVGTQIIIKPGDPSLAIAPGQYNLIDLPPINKGNPTTGAAMIKENIEGCTGSNSEYPVEPGDELLIEPGNSAGPVKAGTNNLIGLDPYAAWDTSTNSIEGSSFSDPLDSPRVAIISFYDPRYPPTGGRNVITVYELGAFFIENVDSSGNVTARFMNTVAVDPEPGGSSDCLLRISRLMLDSSRQ
- a CDS encoding TadE/TadG family type IV pilus assembly protein, encoding MKKNRQTQSKQGLAAIEMAMLFPIFMMLLVGVMDTGRLYWTQSVVRDAAFEGARTAILHESTTSQIESVVTEELVSGGINQSSSVVISARQASQPVEVKVSVPFEFYVIDNLLPSLEGPTNISAAAVMIHER
- a CDS encoding substrate-binding domain-containing protein — encoded protein: MKKMKALGLVILVLLIWQGGVGCSRHADADKNRKTLIIFCGSTMISPIMELAKLFEATHDVTVKMTSGGSQDLAKSIEVNHVGDVFFPGFKAFVDTMEADGHVVDSGMVGHNELAIFVAKNNPKNLTGNLNQLVDSSLAVVIGHEDLGAVGKESKRILSALNIYEPVVRNTVFMASDSKGLSAAIREGKADIVLNWKAVAQLNDNRDYIDVISIKEAASQPLIMASLVYSANPELAKSFLQLCVSPEGRAVFERFGF
- a CDS encoding PAS domain S-box protein, giving the protein MAFSFREPILRKMYSFFLLTGACIFLTLASQFLLEKSQENALDFEQNLRVKTHISLIVQQEIRSLQNQFQYMLLSASVIELDNANSEIGRLLKLVQSAVSVIEHGGEYITNVSVNFGNKDVIAWPIRHEVENEGEVSLSAIEMRTNLARLEEMRTEYYAVMQQAVLSPKERKEGDLALYHKKIAPFFTRLVESSNRLYIESLESEKYAEKERKGQVHFYNWVASIAVPLFLIMTGVIALWIIRDIRRLLHERTEALSSMTETKENLEGMVFKRTKALRQEVSERRLAEKRFASQAEFLTTVIESLGHPFHVINANDYTVSMSNQAARDKALGAGNYCYTLNYGLDKPCSAIERGCPLKEVRKTKEPVILEHKISTPDKGIKYLEVHGYPIFDNQGNVVQMIEYSLDITDKHLALRALEQSRDELEHKVRERTFRLEKEVIQRVEIQQELEASERHFRTLIECIRDVLVILDKDGVIAYISPSVETNFGYAPDLLIGKSFKEFVRVGEAGHLEKPSDTFFSDAVNDDNPLKHMAVSSDGVKFYMESRVQDMSHDPAIGGLLITCRDVSSRNKAEEMQKRLNMVIEQNPSSIVITDTSGNIEYVNPQFERLTGYSKAEIVGKNPSILNSGLTDPARFVEMYEAIGKGEVWQGEFINKNRAGELYTENVIVAPIKNHRGEVTNYVALKENITELKKAREQAEIANKAKMEFLSRMSHELRTPLNAIIGFSKLLMEDKFGNLLPKQIEQANRINTAGSHLMQMISEILDFSRIETGSFSIRLEPVLPSEIIGECLMLTEHMAREHGIVFSVEDSVYAIPRLIVDRIRFKQVMVNLMSNAVKYNVKDGTVTISAEVKGSLAKIDVADTGIGIPADRQGELFTPFTRMVAEYSGIEGTGIGMTITKQLLEAMHGTIEFVSTEGEGSTFTITLPCEEKIISGPGPDMVRKDSGAADLCILYVDNDSDRISSMREIVAEWPDIIVVIRRNWEKALTAIDLLKPEIVVVNAAFAGQGYAEHVQELKKRSATPPTVLMLGGKEVPGPSAGVDGNLCSPVSLQDIINVYNASQGKDDD
- a CDS encoding TadE/TadG family type IV pilus assembly protein; its protein translation is MRKNDTKKQGAMALEFALLMSLLLIPLITGMWDASQLIDMNQILTRAAREGVVMASRGDDPVAQVQAFVESAGLESNNLVVEIELGQDDPELGQEIAVRLNYNLSGSTVLPWEELMPDGISIVAYAKVE
- a CDS encoding c-type cytochrome, whose protein sequence is MKKIFAILTVIFCFGVTAAFAVDGGALYKKRCAKCHRDGTESSKAGGGVVLKGQSSGEIEMKMNGYADGSYGGKKKKTMIRIASKLNGQEVKAIADYLGSM